The proteins below are encoded in one region of Micromonospora sp. DSM 45708:
- a CDS encoding Asp23/Gls24 family envelope stress response protein, with product MEHEATQELSITPAATAGGTTHVSDEVVEKIAVAAAKSVPGVAELGGDVARFFNAVLDRVGLDQVGDARRGCSAHVTDGAAVVNLVIVIDGGHPVPQVTDGVRAAVTSAVEAYGLRVDEINIRVDDVAIGDPGAPLG from the coding sequence GTGGAGCACGAGGCTACGCAGGAGCTGTCGATCACGCCGGCGGCGACGGCGGGCGGGACGACGCACGTCTCCGACGAGGTGGTGGAGAAGATCGCGGTGGCCGCCGCGAAGTCGGTGCCCGGCGTGGCCGAGCTGGGCGGCGACGTGGCCCGGTTCTTCAACGCCGTGCTGGACCGGGTCGGGCTGGACCAGGTCGGCGACGCCCGGCGCGGTTGCTCGGCCCACGTCACCGACGGCGCGGCCGTGGTGAACCTGGTCATCGTGATCGACGGCGGCCACCCGGTGCCCCAGGTCACCGACGGCGTGCGGGCCGCGGTCACGTCGGCGGTCGAGGCGTACGGGCTGCGCGTCGACGAGATCAACATCCGGGTGGACGACGTGGCGATCGGGGACCCGGGCGCGCCCCTCGGCTGA
- a CDS encoding GntR family transcriptional regulator codes for MQLADLIREQIETGALPAGANVGSETRLSQEHRIGRDAVRMAISLLRPEGLVTTSRPFGTRVREAPRRRQVELGPGSSVVARMPTGNERRTLQLDEGVPVLEVHGPTGGVELLPGDEVELVRPPDA; via the coding sequence GTGCAGCTCGCCGACCTGATCCGCGAGCAGATCGAGACAGGCGCACTCCCGGCCGGAGCAAACGTCGGCAGCGAGACGCGGCTGAGCCAGGAGCATCGGATCGGTCGCGATGCCGTCCGCATGGCGATCTCGCTACTGCGACCGGAAGGTCTGGTCACCACCAGCAGACCGTTCGGCACCCGGGTGCGGGAAGCGCCTCGGCGACGGCAGGTCGAACTCGGTCCGGGCAGTTCGGTCGTCGCCCGGATGCCGACCGGCAACGAGCGCCGGACGTTGCAGCTCGACGAGGGCGTACCGGTGCTGGAGGTCCACGGCCCGACGGGCGGCGTGGAGCTGCTGCCCGGCGACGAGGTCGAGCTGGTCCGCCCGCCGGACGCCTGA